The DNA region CAGATGTTTGATTCTTAACTGAATAATTCACAGGGCTTTTCAAAATCCTGACCAAGCAGAGCAAACTCACCGGTAAATCCCAAATATAAGGATAAAAATGGCTAAGCAAAATTGCTGGGACTTTAAAAAATGCGGCCGGCACAAAGGCGGCGCAAAAGTGCATGAGTTGGGGATCTGCCCCGTCACCACCGAGACCAGGACGGACGGCATGAACGAAGGCGAGAACGGCGGCCGGGTCTGCTGGGCGATAGCCGGCACCTTGTGCGGCGGAGAAGTGCAGGGAACCTTTGCCATGAAACTGGGGAACTGCATGCACTGCGAGTTCTACAAGCTGACCAGGAACGAGCAGGGCAAGGAATTCAAGGCCGGCAAGGATGTGCTGGACAAGCTGAAGAAGAAGTAAAACCGCAACCAATGTTCGACTCCTTAACTGAAAAATTCACCGGGCTTTTCAAGGACCTAAGCGGGCAGGGCAAACTCTCCGAGGCCAACATCAAAGAGGCCAGCGCCAAGGTGCGGCGGGCGTTGTTAGAGGCCGACGTCAACTACAAAGTCGTCAAGGACTTTGCGGCGGCGGTGGAGGCCAGGGCGCTGGGCGGAGGATGTGCTGACCAGCATCACCCCCGGCCAGAAGTTCGTAAAAGTAGTCTACGACCAGATGGTGGAAACCCTGGGCTCGGTCAATCAGTCGTTAACGCTTTCCCCCCAGCCGCCCACCGTGATCATGGTCTGCGGGCTTTAAGGGCTCGGGCAAGACCACCACCTGCGCCAAGCTGGCCAAGCACCTGTCCAAACCGGGCCGGCGGATCATGCTGGCGGCGGCCGACATCTACCGGCCGGCGGCGGTGCAGCAGCTGGAGATTTTGGCCAAACAGGTGGGCTGCGATTTCTTCAAACTTGATTCCGCCTGCGCTGAAGCTACGGCGGATAAATCCACCGACGTGGCTCATATCTGCCGGGAAGCCAAACAGGAAGCGGTCAAGAAGCTGGTAGACGTGCTCATCCTGGACACCGCCGGGCGGCTGCACATAGACACCGAAATGATGGCCGAGCTGGAGCGGGTCCAGAAAACCGTCAAACCGCAGGAGATCCTGCTGGTGGTGGACGGGATGACCGGCCAGGATGCGGTCAACATCGCGGCCGAGTTCTCAAAATCCCTGCCCCTGTTTGGTCCATCGTATCACCATTGTTTGGCCCATCGTATCACCATTGGTTTGCCCATAGTATCATGTACGCCCGACAAAAATCAGAACCCTCTTGGCATCTTGAACCCCCGGCCCTTGGAATTCACTATCTGCTTCATCATCCGCTGGCTTATCTCAAACCGGTTCAACAGTTGATTGATTTGCTGGATGCTGGCGCCGCTGCCCAGGGCGGTCCGCCATTTGCGGCTGCCGTTGATGATCTGGGGCCACTGCCGCTCCTGGGACGTCATGGAGCTTATGATGGCTTCGATAGTGCCCAAAGCCTTGTCGTCTATGGCGGCATCCTTGGGCAGGCTCATCCCGCCCGCCATGGCGGGCAGCATCTTCATGATGTCGGAGAGCGAGCCCATCTTCTTCATCTGTTTCATCTGGCCGGCAAAGTCCTCCAGACTAAAACTCTGCTTGCGCAGTTTCTCTTCAAACTTTTTGACCTGTTTCTCGTCGAAGACATTCTGGACCTTTTCAACTAATCCGACTACATCGCCCATGCCCAGGATGCGCGCGGCCACCCGGCTGGGATGGAACTCCTCCAGAGCCGAAAGTTTTTCGCCCACCCCGCTGAACTTGATGGGCTGTCCCGAGATCACCTTAAGGGACAAGGCCGCGCCGCCCCGGGCGTCGCCGTCTAATTTGGTCATGATCACCCCGGACAATGGTGATACGATGGACCAAACAATGGTGATACAATTGGCCAACCAGTGGGCCATACAATAGTGATACGATAGGCCCTGATTTTTAGCATTTTGACAGTAATTTGAGGCAATAAGGGCCGGTTTGCAGGCAAAAACGGCAGGATTGCAAGCAAAGTTGGTTAGTTTGCAAGAAAAAAATGGCAAGATTGGTAGCAAAGTTAGCATCTAAGGGTTTATATAAAGTTTGACAGATAAAATGAAGATAACAACCAATATATATGTATATTTAGGTGATTGCAAAGAACAATTAAAATTATTGCCAGATAACTCCGTTGACTTAATAGTAACCTCCCCGCCCTACGCCGATCAACGTAAAAGCACATATGGCGGCATTCACCCGAATAAATACGTTGAATGGTTTTTGCCGATTTCAAAGCAACTTTTCCGGGTGCTTAAACCAACGGGAACTTTTGTTCTGAACATCAAAGAAAAAGTTGTTGAGGGTGAGCGGAGCACTTATGTAATGGAGCTAATCTTGGAAATGCGTAAACAAGGTTGGCTATGGACTGAAGAGTTTATTTGGCACAAGAAAAATTGTTATCCAGGTAAGTGGCCTAACCGATTCCGTGATGCCTGGGAAAGGCTTTTGCAATTTAACAAAGACAGCAAATTTAACATGTATCAGGAAGAAGTAATGGTTCCAATGGGTGATTGGGCAAGGACCAGACTAAAAAATCTATCCGACACCGATAAAATACGTGACAACTCAAAAGTTGGTAGCGGTTTCGGTAAAAACATTTCGAATTGGATTGACAGAGATAAAGCTTATCCGTCCAACGTTCTTCACTTAGCAACGGAATGCAACAATAAAAACCATAGCGCTGCATTTCCCGAAGAATTACCTGGATGGTTTATTAAACTTTTTACAAAAGAACACGATACTGTCCTTGATCCATTTATGGGGTCAGGTACAACCTTGGTTGTTGCCAACAGAATGAAACGTAATTCAATTGGGATAGATAATGTGCCAGAATATTATGAAATGGTAAAAAAACAGTTAAAGCCAGAGGAACTATATATACTTGAACCGAAGGGAAAATATGAAAAAACTAAA from candidate division TA06 bacterium includes:
- a CDS encoding site-specific DNA-methyltransferase, whose amino-acid sequence is MKITTNIYVYLGDCKEQLKLLPDNSVDLIVTSPPYADQRKSTYGGIHPNKYVEWFLPISKQLFRVLKPTGTFVLNIKEKVVEGERSTYVMELILEMRKQGWLWTEEFIWHKKNCYPGKWPNRFRDAWERLLQFNKDSKFNMYQEEVMVPMGDWARTRLKNLSDTDKIRDNSKVGSGFGKNISNWIDRDKAYPSNVLHLATECNNKNHSAAFPEELPGWFIKLFTKEHDTVLDPFMGSGTTLVVANRMKRNSIGIDNVPEYYEMVKKQLKPEELYILEPKGKYEKTKSKRRIAIRRTKHRNISSKAHPKS
- a CDS encoding signal recognition particle receptor subunit alpha; translation: MFDSLTEKFTGLFKDLSGQGKLSEANIKEASAKVRRALLEADVNYKVVKDFAAAVEARALGGGCADQHHPRPEVRKSSLRPDGGNPGLGQSVVNAFPPAAHRDHGLRALRARARPPPAPSWPSTCPNRAGGSCWRRPTSTGRRRCSSWRFWPNRWAAISSNLIPPALKLRRINPPTWLISAGKPNRKRSRSW